Proteins encoded within one genomic window of Pygocentrus nattereri isolate fPygNat1 chromosome 11, fPygNat1.pri, whole genome shotgun sequence:
- the LOC119264286 gene encoding protocadherin alpha-C2-like has product MRSQALLRYVSVFFMLSAVFKTAPAVTHYSIPEEMQEGSVVANLAADLGLDVKTLSKRKMRLDTIATKKYLDINKETGELYILQKIDREYLCISRMTCFLKLDATIENPVRMFNIEIEILDINDNAPYFRRDTMHLDISESTPAGERFSLNNALDPDIGSNSVNTYYLSESVNFAVEIQTGRDGSKFADLILKKALDREEQAVHNLILTAVDGGVPARSGTASIIVRVLDTNDNSPQFEKESYTINLTENSPIGSLVVKLNATDADEGSNSEIIYSFSLYTSEKTQETFSLNPSNGEIRVKEMINYEDFKIYNMEIIATDKGTNSLSGQCKLTIIITDMNDNHPEISIKSFTSPVKEDIAVGTVIAVVSVSDKDSGENGQIDIDISDELPFTLKESSDNYYELVVSEPLDREKVPEYDITFTVTDRGKPPLSDNETMTLELLDINDNVPQFPQSFYTIQVVENNAPGALLSSLTAHDPDLHENQYLVYFIIEKEIANTSMSMLFSINPENGNLYALKTFDYEIEKEFLFHIEARDSGVPPLSSNVTVHIIIMDQNDNTPLIVSPWRAHGSVVEEKIPRSTDKGTLIAKVIAIDTDSVHNSRITYQFLQNTDATLFSLDQYNGEIRTMRMFSYRDSRHQRLVVIAKDNGEPSLSATVTIKLSTVETALKTYADLTEVPLEYDIFSDLNLYLVIGLGSVSFLLLITILVTIVLKCQKAKPSKAAPPCRNSVISERNSTIADSTLVSNDAYWYSLFLAETRKGKLVVRQPVPKGARYIVSSIPRSTGLTETSDSAASTLQVRKT; this is encoded by the coding sequence ATGAGAAGCCAGGCTCTGTTAAGGTACGTCTCGGTTTTCTTCATGCTGTCTGCTGTCTTTAAAACCGCGCCTGCCGTAACACATTACTCTATCCCGGAGGAAATGCAAGAAGGATCCGTGGTCGCCAATTTGGCCGCTGATTTAGGGCTGGATGTGAAAACGCTGAGTAAGCGGAAAATGCGTTTGGATACCATCGCTACAAAGAAATACTTGGATATTAACAAAGAAACCGGTGAGCTGTATATTTTACAGAAGATAGACAGAGAATATCTTTGTATTTCCAGAATGACATGTTTTCTAAAACTAGATGCAACGATTGAAAATCCAGTTAGGATGTTCAACATTGAGatagaaatattagatatcaACGATAACGCTCCATATTTTAGGAGAGACACAATGCACTTGGATATATCCGAATCAACGCCGGCGGGAGAAAGATTCTCTTTGAACAATGCACTGGACCCAGATATAGGAAGTAATTCAGTAAATACGTATTACCTAAGTGAAAGTGTTAACTTTGCCGTTGAAATACAGACCGGTAGAGACGGCTCTAAGTTTGCTGATTTGATTCTGAAAAAGGCTTTAGACAGAGAAGAACAGGCTGTTCATAATTTAATACTGACTGCTGTAGATGGCGGAGTCCCCGCGCGCTCGGGCACAGCCAGCATCATTGTGCGCGTTCTGGATACGAACGACAACTCACCtcagtttgaaaaagaaagttACACAATTAACTTAACAGAAAACTCACCGATTGGAAGCCTTGTAGTCAAATTAAACGCGACAGACGCAGATGAGGGGTCAAATTCTGAAATAATTTACTCGTTTAGTCTTTATACTTCTGAAAAAACTCAAGAGACATTCAGTTTAAATCCAAGCAATGGGGAGATTAGAGTTAAAGAGATGATTAATTATGAAGATTTTAAGATATATAACATGGAAATCATAGCAACAGACAAAGGAACCAATTCATTATCTGGGCAGTGTAAGCTAACAATTATCATAACAGATATGAATGACAATCATCCGGAAATTTCCATAAAGTCTTTTACTAGCCCAGTTAAGGAGGATATAGCTGTAGGTACAGTGATAGCAGTGGTTAGTGTGAGTGATAAAGACTCAGGAGAAAACGGTCAAATCGACATTGATATTTCTGATGAATTGCCTTTTACGCTTAAAGAATCATCTGATAATTATTATGAGCTCGTGGTTTCAGAACCGTTAGACCGCGAAAAGGTTCCAGAGTATGACATCACATTCACCGTCACAGACAGAGGAAAGCCTCCGTTATCAGATAATGAAACTATGACATTAGAGCTGCTGGACATTAACGACAACGTTCCTCAGTTTCCACAGTCATTCTACACCATACAGGTTGTAGAAAATAACGCACCAGGAGCTTTATTGAGCTCCCTCACCGCACACGACCCGGACCTCCATGAAAATCAGTATCTAGTGTATTTCATAATCGAAAAGGAAATAGCGAACACCTCCATGTCCATgctgttctccatcaatccagaGAACGGGAACCTTTACGCACTGAAGACGTTTGATTATGAGATAGAGAAGGAGTTCCTTTTCCACATCGAGGCCAGAGACTCTGGCGTTCCTCCGCTCAGCAGCAACGTGACCGTTCACATCATTATAATGGACCAGAACGACAACACACCGCTTATAGTGTCTCCCTGGCGCGCGCACGGCTCGGTGGTGGAAGAAAAAATCCCGAGATCCACCGATAAAGGAACTCTGATAGCCAAAGTAATCGCTATTGACACGGACTCGGTGCACAACTCTCGCATCACCTACCAGTTTCTCCAAAACACCGATGCTACATTGTTCAGCTTGGACCAGTACAACGGAGAGATCCGGACCATGAGGATGTTCAGCTACAGAGACTCGCGTCACCAACGGCTGGTGGTGATCGCCAAGGACAACGGAGAGCCATCGCTCTCTGCTACAGTCACCATCAAACTGTCCACGGTGGAGACGGCGCTCAAAACCTATGCTGActtgactgaagtgcctttAGAGTACGACATCTTTTCAGACCTGAACCTGTATCTGGTGATCGGCCTGGGCTCGGTGTCATTTCTCTTACTGATCACCATTTTGGTGACCATCGTGCTGAAGTGTCAGAAAGCGAAGCCGAGCAAAGCAGCTCCTCCCTGCAGGAACAGTGTGATCAGTGAGAGGAACTCCACCATCGCCGATTCCACGCTGGTGTCCAACGATGCCTACTGgtacagtttgtttctagcagaGACGAGGAAAGGGAAGCTGGTAGTGAGGCAGCCTGTGCCAAAGGGGGCGAGATACATCGTGTCCAGTATTCCCAGGAGTACAGGCCTGACCGAGACTAGTGACTCAGCTGCCTCCACTTTACAGGTAAGAAAAACATAG